One segment of Lytechinus variegatus isolate NC3 chromosome 13, Lvar_3.0, whole genome shotgun sequence DNA contains the following:
- the LOC121426185 gene encoding polycomb complex protein BMI-1-A-like has protein sequence MHRKTRLKITDLNQHLTCTLCKGYIVDATSIMECLHSFCRSCIVRYLHTSKQCPVCDTQVHKTRPLLNIRSDKTLQNLVYKLVPSMFKGEMKRRREFYKSHPEASTSLAQNVSREELGEMDEQELIIYTDDEHLSLSLEYYQQNIHIPKPKPAAALPRSVGNGDNASTSSSSGSSSSSSSDTSSESGGSNPDVASGTTAVAGGSATGSSKGNTSAAAPTAGDTQAVVTAAVTAALKAAASGAKSSANAKTTEEKRGGQADAAERSAQERLKGKSNGASTLKSTSGPINGKTRANGDANGLSDEIVDKRYLRCPAAVSIGHIKKFIRHKFGLSLAYQIEVMYRGSEDELLPDEYTLMDVAYIYTWGRVGPMPLVYRVYQPLAKPLKRTLTDKNASIIPEKIPKKTDTSQNQQKILPTAASKPKDTSPNQGSQENTSPATTPGVQPETVKSNSALNVPALPGSVVAANRS, from the exons ATGCATCGCAAAACGCGATTGAAGATAACCGATCTAAATCAGCACCTAACATGTACGCTGTGCAAAGGATATATCGTGGATGCAACAAGCATCATGGAATGTTTACATTCAT ttTGTCGGAGTTGCATTGTTCGATATCTTCATACCAGTAAGCAATGTCCGGTATGTGACACACAAGTCCACAAGACCAGACCGCTACTCAACATCAG ATCTGACAAAACGTTGCAGAATCTTGTCTATAAACTGGTTCCCAGCATGTTCAAAG GAGAAATGAAAAGGAGGAGAGAATTTTACAAGTCACACCCAGAAGCCA GTACTAGTCTCGCACAGAATGTTTCAAGGGAAGAACTTGGAGAAATGGACGAACAAGAGCTCATTATTTACACCGACGATGAACATCTCAGTCTCTCCCTCGAGTACTATCAACAGAACATTCACATACCAAAACCTAAACCAGCCGCTGCCTTACCGCGTTCAGTCGGTAATGGGGACAATGCGTCAACCAGCAGTAGCAGcggtagcagcagcagcagcagtagtgaTACAAGCAGTGAGAGTGGTGGAAGTAATCCCGACGTTGCCAGTGGTACTACCGCGGTTGCAGGTGGGAGCGCAACGGGAAGCAGTAAAGGAAATACCTCAGCGGCGGCACCAACGGCAGGAGACACGCAAGCGGTTGTGACCGCTGCGGTTACCGCAGCACTGAAGGCTGCGGCGAGCGGTGCGAAGTCGAGTGCTAACGCTAAGACGACGGAGGAGAAACGGGGCGGTCAGGCAGATGCAGCTGAACGATCGGCGCAGGAAAGATTAAAAGGAAAGTCGAATGGAGCGTCGACCTTAAAGAGTACCAGTGGTCCAATTAACGGCAAGACGAGAGCAAATGGTGATGCAAACGGGTTGTCAGATGAG ATTGTTGATAAACGGTACTTAAGATGCCCTGCAGCTGTCTCCATAGGTCATATCAAGAAGTTTATCCGGCACAAGTTTGGATTATCACTGGCTTACCAG ATTGAAGTCATGTACAGAGGAAGCGAAGATGAACTGCTACCCGACGAATACACCTTGATGGACGTTGCTTATATTTACACATGGGGACGG GTTGGACCGATGCCTCTTGTCTACCGTGTTTACCAACCACTTGCCAAACCACTGAAAAGAACCCTCACTGATAAAAACGCGTCTATCATTCCTGAGAAAATACCAAAGAAAACAGACACTTCTCAAAACCAGCAGAAAATTCTCCCAACAGCTGCGTCGAAACCGAAAGACACTTCGCCGAACCAAGGTTCGCAGGAAAACACGTCTCCCGCAACGACACCGGGTGTGCAACCGGAAACAGTGAAATCGAATAGTGCGTTGAACGTACCGGCGTTGCCCGGGTCTGTCGTTGCAGCGAACAGGTCATAG